Proteins from one Cicer arietinum cultivar CDC Frontier isolate Library 1 chromosome 3, Cicar.CDCFrontier_v2.0, whole genome shotgun sequence genomic window:
- the LOC101510021 gene encoding ribonucleoside-diphosphate reductase small chain: MPSLPEEPLLAPNPDRFCMFPIEYPKIWEMYKKAEASFWTAEEVDLSQDLQHWNNLTDGERHFVSHVLAFFAASDGIVLENLAGRFMKEVQVSEARAFYGFQIAIENIHSEMYSLLLETYISDSVEKNRLFHAIETIPCIRKKADWALKWIDSSDSFAERIVAFACVEGIFFSGSFCAIFWLKKRGLMPGLTFSNELISRDEGLHCDFACLLYSLLRNKLSEERVKKIVSDAVEIEREFVCDALPCALVGMNGDLMSQYIEFVADRLLGELGCGKVYNVQNPFDWMELISLQGKTNFFEKRVGEYQKASVMNSLTANGGAHVFKLDEDF, translated from the coding sequence ATGCCTTCTCTCCCAGAAGAGCCACTTCTTGCTCCAAACCCAGACCGTTTTTGTATGTTCCCAATTGAATACCCTAAAATTTGGGAAATGTACAAAAAAGCCGAAGCCTCATTCTGGACCGCCGAAGAAGTTGATTTATCACAAGATCTTCAACATTGGAACAATTTAACTGACGGCGAACGACACTTTGTATCCCACGTTCTTGCATTTTTCGCCGCATCCGACGGCATCGTTTTAGAGAATCTTGCTggaagattcatgaaagaagTTCAAGTTTCAGAGGCGCGTGCTTTTTACGGTTTTCAAATCGCGATTGAGAATATACATTCTGAAATGTATAGTCTCCTTCTTGAAACGTATATAAGCGATTCGGTTGAGAAGAATCGTTTGTTTCATGCTATTGAGACGATTCCTTGTATTCGTAAGAAAGCGGATTGGGCTTTGAAATGGATCGATTCGTCGGATTCGTTTGCTGAAAGAATCGTTGCTTTTGCTTGCGTTGAAGGTATTTTTTTCTCTGGTAGTTTCTGTGCAATTTTTTGGCTTAAAAAACGTGGTTTAATGCCTGGTTTAACTTTTTCAAACGAGCTTATTTCGCGTGACGAAGGACTTCATTGTGATTTTGCTTGTTTGCTTTATTCACTATTGAGGAATAAACTGAGTGAGGAGCGAGTGAAGAAGATTGTGAGTGATGCGGTTGAGATTGAGAGGGAGTTTGTTTGTGACGCGCTTCCGTGCGCGTTGGTCGGGATGAATGGTGATTTGATGAGCCAGTATATTGAGTTCGTTGCCGATAGGTTGTTGGGTGAGCTTGGTTGTGGGAAAGTTTATAATGTTCAGAATCCTTTTGATTGGATGGAGTTGATTTCTCTTCAAGGGAAGACTAACTTTTTTGAGAAGCGCGTTGGGGAATATCAGAAAGCTTCTGTTATGAATAGTTTGACTGCAAATGGTGGTGCTCATGTTTTCAAGTTGGATGAGGATTTTTAG